The following coding sequences lie in one Klebsiella huaxiensis genomic window:
- the dppA gene encoding dipeptide ABC transporter periplasmic-binding protein DppA produces MSISLKKSGMLKLGLSLVAMTVAASVQAKTLVYCSEGSPEGFNPQLFTSGTTYDASSVPIYNRLVEFKTGTTEVIPGLAEKWEVSEDGKTYTFHLRKDVKWQDNKDFKPTRALNADDVVFSFDRQKNVNNPYHKVSGGSYEYFEGMGLSDLISEVKKVDDNTVQFVLTRPESPFLADLAMDFASILSKEYADNMLKAGTPEKVDLNPIGTGPFQLLQYQKDSRILYKAFPGYWGTKPQIDRLVFSITPDASVRYAKLQKNECQVMPYPNPADIARMKEDKNITLMEQPGLNVGYLSFNTEKKPLDDVKVRQALTYAVNKEAIIKAVYQGAGQAAKNLIPPTMWGYNDDVKDYTYDPEKAKALLKEAGLEKGFSIDLWAMPVQRPYNPNARRMAEMIQADWAKVGVQAKIVTFEWGEYLKRAKAGEHQTVMMGWTGDNGDPDNFFATLFSCAAAKDGSNYSRWCYKPFEDLIQPARATDDHNKRIELYKQAQVVMHDQAPALIVAHSTVYEPVRKEVKGYVVDPLGKHHFDNVSIE; encoded by the coding sequence AGGCTCGCCGGAAGGCTTTAACCCGCAGCTCTTCACCTCTGGCACCACCTATGACGCCAGCTCAGTGCCGATTTATAACCGCCTGGTTGAATTCAAAACCGGCACCACGGAAGTTATTCCGGGCCTGGCCGAGAAATGGGAAGTCAGCGAAGACGGTAAAACCTATACCTTCCATCTGCGTAAAGACGTGAAGTGGCAGGATAATAAAGATTTTAAACCGACTCGCGCGCTGAACGCCGATGACGTCGTCTTCTCGTTCGACAGACAAAAAAATGTCAATAACCCGTACCATAAAGTGTCTGGCGGCAGCTATGAATACTTCGAAGGGATGGGGCTTTCCGACCTGATTAGCGAAGTGAAGAAAGTGGACGATAATACCGTCCAGTTCGTGCTAACTCGTCCGGAATCTCCGTTCCTCGCCGATCTGGCGATGGACTTTGCTTCTATCCTGTCAAAAGAGTATGCCGACAACATGCTGAAAGCCGGTACGCCGGAGAAAGTGGACCTGAACCCAATCGGTACCGGCCCATTCCAGCTGCTGCAATATCAAAAAGACTCCCGTATTCTCTATAAAGCTTTCCCGGGCTACTGGGGCACCAAGCCGCAGATCGATCGTCTTGTCTTCTCCATTACGCCTGATGCTTCCGTGCGCTACGCTAAGCTGCAGAAAAACGAGTGCCAGGTGATGCCGTACCCGAACCCGGCAGATATCGCGCGCATGAAGGAAGACAAAAACATCACTCTGATGGAGCAGCCGGGTCTGAACGTCGGCTACCTCTCTTTTAACACCGAGAAGAAACCGCTGGATGATGTCAAAGTTCGTCAGGCGCTGACCTACGCGGTAAACAAAGAAGCGATTATCAAAGCCGTTTATCAGGGCGCAGGCCAGGCCGCGAAGAACCTGATCCCGCCAACCATGTGGGGCTATAACGACGATGTTAAAGACTACACCTACGATCCAGAGAAAGCGAAAGCGCTGCTGAAAGAAGCGGGTCTGGAAAAAGGCTTCAGCATTGACCTGTGGGCGATGCCGGTACAGCGTCCGTACAACCCGAACGCACGCCGTATGGCAGAGATGATTCAGGCTGACTGGGCCAAAGTGGGCGTTCAGGCCAAGATTGTCACCTTCGAGTGGGGTGAGTACCTGAAGCGCGCGAAAGCGGGCGAACACCAGACCGTGATGATGGGCTGGACCGGCGATAACGGGGATCCGGATAACTTCTTCGCCACCCTGTTCAGCTGCGCGGCGGCGAAAGATGGTTCTAACTACTCTCGCTGGTGCTACAAGCCGTTTGAAGACCTGATTCAACCGGCTCGCGCAACCGACGACCACAACAAGCGTATTGAGCTGTACAAACAAGCTCAGGTGGTGATGCATGACCAGGCTCCGGCGCTGATCGTCGCTCACTCCACCGTCTATGAGCCAGTACGTAAAGAAGTCAAAGGCTATGTGGTCGATCCGTTAGGTAAACATCACTTCGATAACGTCTCTATCGAATAA
- the dppB gene encoding dipeptide ABC transporter permease DppB, whose translation MLQFILRRLGLVIPTFIGITLLTFAFVHMIPGDPVMIMAGERGISPERHAQLLAEMGLDKPMWQQYVNYIWGVMHGDLGISLKSRIPVWEEFVPRFKATMELGVCAMIFAVAVGIPVGVLAAVKRGSIFDHTSVGLALTGYSMPIFWWGMMLIMLVSVQLNLTPVSGRISDTVFLDDTLPLTGFMLIDTAIWGEPGDFIDAVMHMILPAVVLGTIPLAVIVRMTRSSMLEVLGEDYIRTARAKGLTRMRVIIVHALRNAMLPVVTVIGLQVGTLLAGAILTETIFSWPGLGRWLIDALQRRDYPVVQGGVLLVATMIILVNLLVDLLYGVVNPRIRHKK comes from the coding sequence ATGTTGCAGTTCATTCTCCGACGTTTGGGACTTGTCATCCCAACATTTATCGGTATTACCCTTCTCACTTTTGCCTTTGTCCATATGATCCCCGGTGACCCGGTGATGATTATGGCGGGCGAACGTGGAATTTCCCCTGAACGTCATGCGCAGCTGCTGGCCGAAATGGGCCTTGATAAGCCGATGTGGCAGCAGTACGTCAACTATATTTGGGGCGTGATGCACGGTGATTTGGGCATCTCGCTGAAAAGCCGTATTCCCGTATGGGAAGAGTTCGTACCGCGCTTTAAGGCCACCATGGAACTGGGCGTCTGCGCGATGATTTTCGCCGTCGCCGTTGGGATCCCGGTAGGCGTGCTGGCAGCGGTCAAACGCGGCTCTATCTTCGATCACACCTCGGTTGGTCTCGCGCTGACCGGCTACTCCATGCCTATCTTCTGGTGGGGCATGATGCTGATTATGCTGGTGTCGGTACAACTCAACCTGACGCCGGTCTCCGGGCGTATCAGCGATACCGTGTTCCTTGACGATACCCTCCCGCTGACCGGGTTTATGCTGATTGATACCGCGATTTGGGGTGAGCCGGGCGACTTTATCGATGCGGTAATGCATATGATTCTGCCTGCCGTGGTGCTGGGCACCATCCCGCTGGCGGTGATTGTGCGTATGACCCGCTCGTCGATGCTGGAAGTGCTGGGTGAGGATTATATCCGTACCGCGCGCGCCAAAGGGCTGACGCGTATGCGGGTGATCATCGTTCATGCTCTGCGTAACGCGATGCTGCCGGTGGTGACGGTAATCGGACTGCAGGTTGGTACGCTGCTGGCGGGTGCTATCCTGACCGAAACTATCTTCTCCTGGCCGGGCCTTGGCCGCTGGCTGATTGACGCGCTGCAGCGCCGCGATTATCCGGTGGTGCAGGGTGGGGTACTGCTGGTGGCGACGATGATCATCCTCGTCAACCTGCTGGTAGACCTGTTGTACGGCGTGGTGAACCCGCGTATCCGGCATAAGAAGTAA
- the dppC gene encoding dipeptide ABC transporter permease DppC, translating into MSQVTENKVVAAPVPMTPLQEFWHYFKRNKGAVVGLVYVAVMIFIAVFANFIAPYNPADQFRDTLLAPPFWQDGGSISHLLGTDDVGRDILSRLMYGARLSLLVGCLVVVLSLILGVVLGLVAGYFGGVVDSVIMRVVDIMLALPSLLLALVLVAIFGPSIVNASLALTFVALPHYVRLTRAAVLVEVNRDYVTASRVAGAGAMRQMFVNILPNCLAPLIVQASLGFSNAILDMAALGFLGMGAQPPTPEWGTMLSDVLQFAQSAWWVVTFPGVAILLTVLAFNLMGDGLRDALDPKLKQ; encoded by the coding sequence ATGTCACAAGTTACTGAAAATAAAGTTGTTGCCGCACCGGTGCCGATGACCCCTCTGCAGGAGTTCTGGCACTATTTTAAACGCAATAAAGGCGCCGTCGTGGGTCTGGTCTACGTGGCGGTCATGATTTTTATCGCCGTGTTTGCCAACTTCATTGCGCCCTATAACCCGGCGGATCAGTTCCGCGATACGCTGCTGGCCCCGCCGTTCTGGCAGGATGGCGGGAGCATAAGCCATCTGCTCGGTACCGACGACGTTGGCCGCGATATCCTGTCGCGTCTGATGTACGGCGCGCGCCTGTCGCTGCTGGTCGGCTGTCTGGTGGTGGTGCTGTCGCTGATCCTCGGCGTGGTGCTCGGTCTGGTTGCGGGCTACTTCGGCGGCGTTGTTGATTCTGTCATCATGCGCGTTGTTGATATTATGCTGGCCCTGCCGAGCCTGCTGCTGGCGCTGGTGTTGGTGGCTATCTTCGGCCCCTCAATCGTGAACGCCTCGCTGGCCCTGACCTTTGTCGCCTTGCCGCATTACGTACGTCTGACCCGCGCTGCGGTACTGGTGGAAGTGAACCGCGACTACGTGACCGCTTCTCGTGTGGCGGGCGCCGGGGCGATGCGCCAGATGTTCGTTAATATTCTTCCTAACTGCCTCGCGCCGCTGATTGTTCAGGCGTCGCTGGGCTTCTCTAACGCCATTCTCGATATGGCTGCTCTTGGCTTCCTTGGCATGGGTGCGCAGCCGCCGACACCGGAGTGGGGCACGATGCTCTCCGACGTGTTGCAGTTCGCGCAGAGCGCCTGGTGGGTCGTCACCTTCCCGGGTGTCGCGATTCTGCTGACGGTGCTGGCATTTAACCTGATGGGTGACGGTCTGCGTGACGCGCTCGATCCCAAACTGAAGCAGTAA
- the dppD gene encoding dipeptide ABC transporter ATP-binding protein, producing MALLNVDKLSVHFGDEGTPFRAVDRVSYSVNQGEVVGIVGESGSGKSVSSLAIMGLIDYPGRVMAEKLEFNGRDLKRISEKERRQLVGAEVAMIFQDPMTSLNPCYTVGYQIMEAIKVHQGGNKKTRIQRAIDLLTLVGIPDPASRLDVYPHQLSGGMSQRVMIAMAIACRPKLLIADEPTTALDVTIQAQIIELLLELQQKENMALILITHDLALVAEAAHKIIVMYAGQVVETGDAKDIFRAPRHPYTQALLRALPEFAQDKARLASLPGVVPGKYDRPNGCLLNPRCPYATDKCRSEEPELNLLSGGRQSKCHYPLDDAGRPGL from the coding sequence ATGGCGTTATTAAATGTAGATAAACTATCGGTGCACTTCGGAGACGAAGGGACACCGTTCCGCGCCGTAGACCGCGTGAGCTACAGCGTAAATCAGGGTGAAGTGGTCGGCATCGTCGGTGAATCAGGATCGGGTAAATCGGTCAGTTCGCTGGCGATTATGGGCCTGATTGACTACCCCGGTCGGGTAATGGCTGAAAAGCTGGAATTTAACGGGCGCGACCTGAAGCGTATTTCCGAAAAAGAGCGCCGCCAGCTGGTGGGCGCGGAAGTGGCGATGATCTTCCAGGACCCGATGACCAGCCTCAACCCGTGCTACACCGTGGGTTACCAGATTATGGAAGCCATTAAGGTGCACCAGGGCGGCAACAAGAAAACGCGTATCCAGCGGGCGATTGACCTGCTGACGCTGGTCGGTATTCCCGATCCGGCTTCTCGTCTTGATGTCTATCCGCACCAGCTTTCCGGTGGGATGAGCCAGCGTGTGATGATTGCGATGGCCATTGCCTGTCGGCCAAAGCTGCTGATTGCCGATGAACCCACAACGGCGCTGGATGTGACTATCCAGGCGCAGATCATCGAGCTGCTGCTGGAACTACAGCAGAAAGAGAATATGGCGCTGATCCTGATCACTCACGATCTGGCGCTGGTAGCCGAAGCGGCGCACAAAATTATTGTGATGTACGCCGGTCAGGTAGTGGAAACCGGCGATGCGAAAGATATCTTCCGCGCGCCGCGCCACCCATACACCCAGGCGCTGCTGCGCGCGCTGCCGGAGTTTGCTCAGGATAAAGCGCGGCTGGCTTCGCTGCCGGGCGTGGTACCGGGGAAATACGACCGCCCGAACGGCTGTCTGCTTAACCCACGCTGCCCCTATGCAACAGACAAATGCCGCAGCGAAGAACCTGAACTGAACCTGCTGAGCGGCGGTCGCCAGTCAAAATGTCATTACCCACTTGATGATGCCGGGAGGCCTGGGCTATGA
- the dppF gene encoding dipeptide ABC transporter ATP-binding subunit DppF, with protein sequence MSTHEATTQQPLLLATDLKKYYPVKKGLFAPERLVKALDGVSFILERGKTLAVVGESGCGKSTLGRLLTMIEIPTGGELYYQGQDLLKHDPHAQKLRRQKIQIVFQNPYGSLNPRKKVGQILEEPLQINTSLSKEQRREKALAMMAKVGLKTEHYDRYPHMFSGGQRQRIAIARGLMLDPDVVIADEPVSALDVSVRAQVLNLMMDLQQELGLSYVFISHDLSVVEHIADEVMVMYLGRCVEKGSKDQIFNNPQHPYTQALLSATPRLNPDDRRERIKLTGELPSPLNPPPGCAFNARCRRRFGPCTQLQPQLKDYGGQLVACFAVDQDQNGEKPLS encoded by the coding sequence ATGAGTACGCATGAGGCCACCACGCAACAGCCTCTGTTGCTGGCCACCGATCTGAAAAAATACTACCCGGTGAAGAAAGGGCTATTTGCCCCGGAACGCCTGGTGAAAGCGCTGGACGGTGTTTCGTTTATCCTTGAACGCGGCAAAACGCTGGCGGTCGTGGGGGAATCCGGCTGCGGTAAGTCAACGCTCGGTCGCCTGCTGACGATGATTGAAATCCCCACCGGCGGCGAGCTGTATTACCAGGGGCAGGATTTGCTCAAGCACGACCCGCATGCGCAAAAGCTGCGTCGGCAGAAAATCCAGATTGTGTTCCAGAACCCCTACGGTTCGCTGAACCCACGTAAAAAGGTGGGGCAGATTCTGGAGGAGCCGCTGCAAATCAACACCAGCTTAAGCAAAGAGCAACGACGTGAGAAAGCGTTGGCGATGATGGCGAAAGTGGGCCTGAAAACTGAGCACTATGATCGCTATCCGCATATGTTCTCCGGCGGTCAGCGTCAGCGTATTGCTATCGCTCGCGGCCTGATGCTTGATCCGGACGTGGTGATCGCCGACGAACCGGTTTCTGCGCTGGACGTTTCGGTGCGCGCGCAGGTGCTGAACCTGATGATGGATTTACAGCAGGAGCTGGGGCTTTCTTACGTCTTTATCTCCCACGACCTGTCGGTGGTGGAGCACATTGCTGACGAAGTGATGGTGATGTATTTAGGCCGCTGCGTGGAGAAAGGGTCGAAGGACCAAATCTTCAACAACCCGCAGCATCCGTATACTCAGGCGCTGTTGTCAGCGACGCCGCGCCTGAACCCGGACGACCGTCGTGAGCGTATCAAGCTGACCGGCGAGCTGCCAAGCCCGCTGAATCCGCCTCCGGGCTGCGCGTTTAACGCCCGCTGCCGTCGCCGCTTCGGCCCATGCACCCAGCTTCAGCCGCAGCTGAAGGATTATGGCGGCCAACTGGTGGCCTGCTTTGCCGTCGATCAGGATCAAAACGGCGAGAAGCCGCTGAGCTGA
- a CDS encoding regulator, whose product MEQGKLTFRPRLWVTGDLNAFFGLFTNVLLNVLVLSGLALYVAQIPATTVYGRILPALGIALPLGNLFYAWLAWRMAKREGRDTVTALPYGPSVPHMFIVVFVVMLPTLLIHKDWMLAWKLGLIWAMIVGLIVLAGVLVGPAIRKYTPRAAMLGTLAGIAIAFIAMRPAYQMFDTAWIGIVCFAIILLNWVGNVRLPFGLPGGLAVVLVGCLLGWGATWLGFSDIMNPAEVKEAAGRFSLYLPTLSTDVFNVPMSLVWPLLVTAIPLGIFNFTEILNNVESAAVGGDSYNLRAVLAADGLGAIVGALLGSPFPPAVYIGHPGWKAMGGRIGYSLATGVCMAIVCFLGLTALLLSIIPLVAIVPILLFIGLVIGAQAFQVSPKRHAPAIVLALVPNIAEWAKTQVDGALAAAGANTVNLPADVVNTMANNGVLYHGMATTGGGAVLAGLMMGAIAAFIIDRRFNWAALYAAAATVLSFFGFIHGHQMALNASPTVTFGYGVATLFLTFMAWRQVREEGKVDWSPIDNGDEVVH is encoded by the coding sequence ATGGAGCAAGGAAAACTCACATTTCGTCCACGGCTATGGGTGACGGGCGATCTCAACGCTTTTTTCGGACTCTTTACCAACGTATTACTGAACGTGCTGGTCCTGTCAGGCCTCGCGCTGTACGTCGCGCAAATCCCGGCGACCACCGTCTATGGCCGCATCCTACCAGCGTTAGGTATCGCGCTGCCGCTGGGTAATCTGTTTTACGCCTGGCTTGCCTGGCGGATGGCAAAACGCGAGGGTCGCGACACAGTGACCGCCCTGCCATACGGGCCAAGCGTGCCGCACATGTTCATTGTGGTGTTCGTTGTCATGCTGCCAACGCTGCTTATCCATAAAGACTGGATGCTGGCGTGGAAGCTCGGGCTTATCTGGGCGATGATTGTCGGCCTTATTGTGCTGGCAGGCGTGCTGGTTGGCCCGGCAATTCGTAAATATACGCCGCGCGCCGCAATGCTGGGGACGCTGGCGGGGATTGCGATTGCGTTTATCGCCATGCGCCCGGCGTATCAGATGTTTGATACCGCCTGGATTGGCATTGTTTGCTTCGCGATTATCCTGCTCAACTGGGTCGGCAACGTGCGGCTGCCGTTCGGTCTGCCGGGCGGGCTGGCGGTGGTTCTGGTGGGCTGCCTGCTGGGCTGGGGCGCGACCTGGCTTGGCTTTAGCGACATTATGAATCCGGCGGAAGTCAAAGAGGCGGCGGGCCGTTTCTCACTCTATTTACCCACACTTTCTACCGATGTCTTTAACGTCCCGATGAGCCTGGTCTGGCCGCTGCTGGTGACGGCGATACCGTTAGGGATCTTCAACTTCACCGAAATCCTCAATAACGTCGAATCCGCAGCGGTAGGCGGCGATAGCTACAACCTGCGCGCGGTACTGGCGGCTGACGGGCTGGGCGCAATTGTCGGCGCGCTGCTGGGTTCGCCGTTTCCCCCTGCGGTTTATATCGGTCATCCGGGCTGGAAAGCGATGGGCGGGCGTATTGGTTATTCGCTGGCAACCGGTGTTTGTATGGCAATCGTCTGCTTCCTGGGCCTCACCGCGCTGCTACTCTCCATCATCCCACTGGTCGCGATCGTACCTATTCTGCTGTTTATCGGTCTGGTCATTGGCGCTCAGGCGTTCCAGGTTTCGCCGAAACGCCACGCTCCGGCGATCGTGTTGGCGCTGGTACCAAATATCGCCGAATGGGCAAAGACCCAGGTCGATGGCGCACTGGCGGCCGCCGGCGCGAATACCGTCAATCTCCCGGCAGACGTCGTCAATACGATGGCCAACAACGGCGTGCTGTATCACGGTATGGCAACCACCGGGGGCGGCGCGGTGTTGGCGGGGTTAATGATGGGTGCGATTGCCGCGTTCATTATCGACCGGCGCTTTAACTGGGCGGCGCTTTATGCCGCAGCGGCCACGGTATTGTCGTTCTTCGGCTTTATTCACGGCCATCAGATGGCGCTCAACGCTTCGCCCACGGTGACGTTTGGCTATGGCGTCGCAACATTGTTCCTGACCTTTATGGCCTGGCGACAGGTTAGGGAAGAAGGAAAAGTCGACTGGTCGCCGATTGATAACGGCGATGAAGTGGTGCATTAA
- a CDS encoding allophanate hydrolase-related protein: MSESKILLAVNGTLMRGLKLNPNMLAVNAEFVREDKTAPCYRCWSINDDHPGMIRSPDNGANIALEIWAVPPAGLGNILQKEPAGLCIGKVLLDDGSEVLGVLAESWLVEGQPEITDLGGWRAYTGHHMTE, encoded by the coding sequence ATGTCAGAGAGCAAAATCCTGCTTGCAGTTAACGGCACGCTAATGCGTGGCCTGAAGCTAAACCCCAACATGCTTGCAGTTAATGCCGAATTCGTTCGTGAGGATAAAACGGCCCCCTGCTACCGCTGTTGGAGCATCAACGACGATCATCCTGGAATGATTCGTTCACCGGATAACGGCGCAAACATCGCGCTGGAAATCTGGGCGGTTCCTCCTGCCGGACTGGGGAATATTCTGCAAAAAGAACCTGCCGGACTCTGTATCGGCAAAGTGTTACTGGACGACGGTAGTGAAGTGTTGGGCGTTCTGGCGGAATCCTGGCTGGTTGAAGGCCAGCCGGAGATCACCGACCTCGGCGGTTGGCGGGCATACACCGGCCACCACATGACTGAATAA
- a CDS encoding carbamate kinase: MNKTKIAVVAVGGNALIRNPGENALEQQYEAVKATAENVVDLIAAGWRVVLTHGNGPQVGFILRRSEIAKDAVPGVPLEYAVGDTQGAIGFMFQNALNNALTARGIGNTPVVALVTQTLIDPNDAAFSHPDKPIGDYMTQGTAETLAAAQGWDIAEDSGRGWRRVVASPAPKEVIETPVIRTLLEQNVLVIACGGGGIPVWRDTSGKLIAAQAVIDKDRASALLACELQADMLLIPTGVEQVAIGFGTPEQRWLDTLTLAEAETLLQTGQFGAGSMAPKVEAMLTYIKGNPQGVGLITSPEAIVRAANGNGGTRFTS, encoded by the coding sequence ATGAATAAAACGAAAATTGCCGTCGTCGCAGTTGGCGGTAATGCATTGATCCGCAACCCCGGAGAAAATGCGCTGGAACAGCAGTACGAAGCAGTAAAAGCCACCGCTGAAAACGTGGTTGATCTGATTGCCGCAGGCTGGCGCGTGGTGTTGACGCACGGTAATGGCCCGCAGGTGGGTTTTATCCTGCGCCGTAGCGAAATCGCCAAAGACGCTGTCCCCGGCGTGCCGCTGGAGTACGCGGTCGGCGATACCCAGGGCGCAATTGGCTTTATGTTTCAAAACGCGCTAAACAACGCGTTGACCGCTCGCGGCATCGGCAACACGCCCGTTGTCGCGCTGGTGACGCAAACGTTGATAGACCCAAACGATGCCGCCTTCAGCCATCCCGATAAGCCTATCGGCGACTATATGACTCAGGGAACGGCGGAGACGCTGGCGGCAGCTCAGGGCTGGGATATCGCAGAAGATTCGGGCCGCGGCTGGCGACGCGTTGTGGCATCACCGGCACCGAAAGAAGTTATTGAAACGCCGGTTATTCGCACCCTGCTTGAACAAAATGTCTTAGTCATTGCCTGCGGCGGCGGCGGTATTCCGGTCTGGCGCGATACGTCTGGCAAGCTTATTGCCGCCCAGGCGGTCATTGATAAAGACCGCGCATCGGCGCTGCTGGCCTGCGAATTGCAGGCGGACATGTTGCTGATTCCGACCGGCGTTGAGCAGGTCGCCATCGGCTTCGGCACGCCAGAACAGCGCTGGCTCGACACCCTGACGTTAGCAGAAGCCGAAACCCTGCTACAAACCGGCCAGTTCGGCGCGGGCAGCATGGCACCAAAAGTTGAAGCCATGCTGACTTACATCAAAGGCAATCCGCAAGGCGTCGGGCTTATCACCAGCCCGGAGGCCATTGTCCGAGCCGCTAACGGCAACGGCGGCACCCGGTTTACCAGTTAA
- a CDS encoding YlbE family protein: protein MTTLFQQPLSVINLGLESFADNLREAGGEVLHLQWQPVAQGDEQVGWTLATLLADERIKAANEQALQRYLDAQPVLVDVARAREAISGLNGIRKILHAGPPIAWSDMCGPMQGAIAGAIVFEGWASSTEEAMQMAATGLVDLEPCHHHHATGPMAGIISPSMPVWIVENRTHGNRAFCNFNEGLGKVLRFGANNEDVLNRLAWMGDVLAPALKQALALSGEIELKPLIAQALHMGDECHNRNAAASGLFFKRLAPHLARIQHGPEALEFIAANDHFFLNLSMAACKSMLDAACDVPHSSLVTVMARNGVNFGIRLSGTGDRWFQAPANPVDGLFFPGYGIDDAAADLGDSAITETAGIGGFAMAASPAIVKFVGGTPADAVRHSLTMQEITLATHPAFTLPALNFAGSGCGIDARYVVDRNILPVINTGIAHKRAGVGQIGAGITTAPLACFTAALRALAEGADHE, encoded by the coding sequence ATGACGACCTTATTTCAACAACCGCTTTCGGTTATCAATCTCGGACTGGAAAGTTTTGCCGATAATCTGCGCGAAGCCGGTGGCGAAGTGCTTCATCTGCAATGGCAACCCGTGGCGCAGGGTGATGAACAGGTGGGCTGGACGCTGGCGACCCTGCTGGCCGACGAACGTATAAAAGCCGCTAACGAACAGGCGCTACAGCGCTATCTGGATGCCCAGCCGGTACTGGTCGATGTCGCCAGGGCCCGCGAGGCGATCTCCGGCCTGAACGGTATACGCAAAATTCTTCATGCCGGACCACCGATCGCCTGGAGCGATATGTGCGGCCCGATGCAGGGCGCGATTGCTGGCGCGATTGTTTTTGAAGGCTGGGCCAGCAGCACGGAAGAAGCGATGCAAATGGCGGCGACGGGGCTGGTCGATCTCGAACCGTGTCATCACCACCACGCCACCGGGCCGATGGCAGGGATTATCAGTCCTTCCATGCCGGTGTGGATTGTAGAAAACCGCACTCACGGCAATCGCGCGTTTTGTAACTTCAACGAGGGGCTCGGCAAAGTTCTGCGTTTCGGGGCCAATAACGAGGATGTTCTTAACCGCCTGGCCTGGATGGGTGATGTGCTGGCCCCCGCGCTGAAGCAGGCGCTGGCGCTGAGCGGCGAAATCGAACTCAAGCCGTTGATTGCCCAGGCGCTGCATATGGGCGATGAGTGTCATAACCGCAATGCGGCAGCGAGCGGGCTGTTCTTTAAACGCCTGGCACCGCATCTGGCGCGTATTCAACACGGTCCGGAAGCGCTGGAGTTTATCGCCGCCAACGACCATTTCTTCCTTAATCTTTCGATGGCTGCCTGTAAATCAATGCTGGATGCCGCCTGTGATGTCCCGCACAGCTCGCTGGTTACGGTAATGGCGCGCAACGGCGTTAACTTCGGCATTCGCCTCTCCGGTACCGGTGACCGCTGGTTCCAGGCTCCCGCAAACCCGGTCGATGGCCTGTTCTTTCCGGGCTACGGTATCGACGATGCGGCAGCCGATTTAGGCGACTCGGCAATTACCGAAACAGCCGGGATCGGCGGATTTGCGATGGCAGCCTCCCCGGCCATCGTTAAATTCGTCGGCGGCACGCCAGCCGATGCCGTCCGTCATAGCCTGACGATGCAGGAAATCACCCTCGCCACCCATCCGGCGTTCACGCTGCCCGCGCTGAACTTTGCCGGTAGCGGCTGCGGTATCGATGCCCGCTACGTGGTTGATCGCAATATTCTCCCGGTCATCAACACCGGGATTGCGCATAAACGCGCGGGCGTAGGGCAGATCGGTGCCGGGATCACCACTGCGCCGCTGGCCTGCTTTACCGCCGCGCTTCGCGCGCTGGCAGAAGGAGCTGACCATGAATAA